The Deltaproteobacteria bacterium genome segment ACTCTCTACGTCATGCCCTCGAAAGAGGGCATCCAGTAAAGCCTAATAAAATCGATCAATTACAGAGATGAGATCAAGAGTCAGCTTTTAGTGAGGATATAAGGGCGCGGTACATAAAAAGCTACCATAGCCAAAATTACCACTATCCCCGTTTGTATGGCCTTGTAGGTAATTGTATATTACACGATTACCATCGCAGTTGGCTAGATGTTTGATGTTGGCGATAAACAATTTTTCTTTTTTAGGAATTATTTTTTAGGAACATTATTTTTTAGGAATCTTGTAGGAATCAGCAATATGCGATACGATGTATCTCATGCAAGCAACAACTATGATCCATGTTCGTATTAATGAAAAAACCAAAGCCCGTGCAACCAAGGCACTCGCCGCAATGGGCCTTTCTGTTTCTGATGCTGTGCGGGTAATGCTTACACGTGTTGCATCTGAAAAAGCATTACCCTTTGAGTTGCGAGTACCAAATACTACGACACGTACTGCCATAGCCGAGCTTGATAGTGGTAAAGGTAAAAAGTTTTCTAATGTAGACGAATTAATGAAGGATCTTCATGAGAACGATTGAGAGATCGTCAGCCTTCAAACGAGATTACAAAAGAGAAGCAAAAGGTAAGCAACGCCCTACGCTTGATGACGACTTACAAACAGTTTTAAAAAAACTATTAACTGACCAGCCGCTTGCTCAATTTTATCATGACCACAATTTGAGTGGCAATTGGAATGAGTATCGAGAATGTCATATCTATCCAGATCTCTTGCTAATTTATCGTAAGTCAAACGACAATACTCTTTACCTGGCGCGACTCGGCTCACATAGTGAACTATTCGGCTAATTGACCGCTCGACTAGGTAATAAATATTAACTTTGGTTTTGTCATAATAGCTATCTGCATTGTTAGATGATGCACCATTAGTTGATGCGCACGCCGGTAAATATGGGGAAGTAACCCCATTGCGACAACGGGGAGAAAGAGGTATTCACCTCTCTCTTACCCACTCAAGATCGTAAGCCTCGTCGCTAACTAACTTTATTTAACATTGCCTGCAGTGCTCGATAGTCAACTTTACCCGTGCCCAGCACTGGTATTGCTTCAATAGGAATAACTTTACGAATGTTATGTAAGGCTGATAAACCCGCAGCACGAATACTTTGATTAACTTGGTCGCGAGTTAATTGTGCCACAGTAAACAAACATAATTCAGGGTTAGTTTCGTCAGCCGTGGCTACTACGGCTAACAGAGGTTCTCCACTTGAATCATTAGCAACTAATGATATTAGCACATCTTCGATCGCTGGTAGTGAAACCATTTCACCACCAAGCTTAACAAAGCGCTTAAGTCGACCCACAAAGAAAAGGCTACCACTTTGATCAGCTCGTACTAGATCACCAGTGCGATACCATTGTTTGCCGTTATATTCGATAAAGGGCGAAGATCCGTTATAATTAAGGTATCCAGTAAAAATACTAGGCCCGCGAACCAGTAGCATACCATCGATACCAGTTGTTACAGGCTGATGTTGCTCAATATCAATAATAGCATGTTCAATAGATGGCAGCGGCAAACCAATTGAGCCACGTTTGGGATCGCATTCGCGATTGACACTTACTACCGGTGAACATTCAGTAATACCATAACCCTCAAGCACTAATAAGTGTGGCCAGCGCTTGGCGAGGGTTTCGTATAAACTATCAGGGCATTTTTCGGCACCGGTAACCGCCATACGCAAACTATTGAGTTGTTCATCATTAGCATAACGAGCGACACCCGCTAAAAATGTTGGTGTGCCTACCATTATCGTGGCGCGATATGCGGCAATTATTCGTGCTAAAGCTGCGCCATCGGTAGGATTGGGGAAGTAAACACAAGCAATACTAGTGCAAAGCGGTAGTAAAACAGTACCAGTGAGTCCAAAAGAATGAAATGGTGGCAAAAAGCCTATTATTTTGTCGTCACTATTAAATTGAATAGAATCAACGATGTCACTAAGATTAGTTAACAAATTTTTATGCGATAGCGGTACTGCTTTTGGCAGACTTTCTGAACCAGAAGTGAATAAAACGACAGCAGTATCAGCTATTGTTGTCTGTTGCAAAGAACGCCAAGATAGTCTCGCAGTTAAAGCAGCTTTAAGTTTTGCAGCGATACTTATCTGCTTGCTCATACTATCAAGTAATAAAAATTTATCTTTTACAACATCTAAATCAATACCTTGCTCATTAAGTTTAGTTAGTAAGGGAGAAACAGTAACAACGTGTTGTACGCCCAACATATCTAAACCATGCTTAATATTGCGGGCGCCAGTGGTCCAATTAACCATCACCGGTATTTTACCGGCAAAAAGAGTAGCCAAATAAAGAACCGCAGCGCCAACTGAAGCCGGTAGCATAATGGCAACATAATCACCTGCAAGTTTGGCAAGGTGCGGACGCAGCACAAGAATAGCGGTGATCAAGTCACGATAGCTGCGAGTACCGCTAGTTTGATCTGCAATAATAAGGCGATTTGGATCAAGGGCAGCTTGCTTTAAAAAGGCAGAG includes the following:
- a CDS encoding type II toxin-antitoxin system RelB/DinJ family antitoxin; amino-acid sequence: MYLMQATTMIHVRINEKTKARATKALAAMGLSVSDAVRVMLTRVASEKALPFELRVPNTTTRTAIAELDSGKGKKFSNVDELMKDLHEND
- a CDS encoding type II toxin-antitoxin system YafQ family toxin, producing MRTIERSSAFKRDYKREAKGKQRPTLDDDLQTVLKKLLTDQPLAQFYHDHNLSGNWNEYRECHIYPDLLLIYRKSNDNTLYLARLGSHSELFG
- a CDS encoding AMP-binding protein; amino-acid sequence: MNSLLYSVVWLLLLLRYRIKINGLNAIVERGCKGILFLPNHPALIDPVIVFFSLLRKFRPRSLADKDRISLPFIKQVALHFGAIPLPDPAVYKTTSKQDVARALDECSETLKRGENLLLYPAGRLSRSNNEDLGGKKAVKLILAKVPYCRIVLIRTSGLWGSRFSWGSGKPPNLIGTLLNGIGLLLVNFLFFMPKRQVTIELVEPDNFPRDSDKKHINNYLESFYNDNQQPNLYVPYKFWQRGDSYQLPEPQLSKTNITKEAAVPNTIREQIFTKINEISGQTPKTNEASLSRDLSFDSLARAEIIAWVEQEFGYSCTDPINLDSVNDLLLLAIGQSASVSAELKKISSAWYTKRTIKIALPQAENIASAFLKQAALDPNRLIIADQTSGTRSYRDLITAILVLRPHLAKLAGDYVAIMLPASVGAAVLYLATLFAGKIPVMVNWTTGARNIKHGLDMLGVQHVVTVSPLLTKLNEQGIDLDVVKDKFLLLDSMSKQISIAAKLKAALTARLSWRSLQQTTIADTAVVLFTSGSESLPKAVPLSHKNLLTNLSDIVDSIQFNSDDKIIGFLPPFHSFGLTGTVLLPLCTSIACVYFPNPTDGAALARIIAAYRATIMVGTPTFLAGVARYANDEQLNSLRMAVTGAEKCPDSLYETLAKRWPHLLVLEGYGITECSPVVSVNRECDPKRGSIGLPLPSIEHAIIDIEQHQPVTTGIDGMLLVRGPSIFTGYLNYNGSSPFIEYNGKQWYRTGDLVRADQSGSLFFVGRLKRFVKLGGEMVSLPAIEDVLISLVANDSSGEPLLAVVATADETNPELCLFTVAQLTRDQVNQSIRAAGLSALHNIRKVIPIEAIPVLGTGKVDYRALQAMLNKVS